A part of Candidatus Bathyanammoxibius amoris genomic DNA contains:
- the rplV gene encoding 50S ribosomal protein L22 yields MRVKAICRYAKISPRKARLVSDLIKGKSVNDALQVLRVTRKRAACMIDKTLRSALANAEETMEGDLDALRVSEIRIDGGPVRKWHWARPRGVWAPLKKRSSHITVVLSDENKQ; encoded by the coding sequence ATGAGGGTAAAGGCGATTTGTAGATATGCAAAGATCTCCCCGCGGAAGGCGAGATTGGTATCAGACCTGATAAAGGGTAAATCGGTAAACGATGCCCTGCAGGTGCTTCGCGTCACCCGCAAGAGGGCCGCATGCATGATAGACAAGACGCTCAGGTCTGCGCTGGCCAATGCCGAGGAGACTATGGAAGGCGACCTGGATGCCCTCCGTGTGAGCGAGATAAGGATCGACGGCGGGCCCGTACGCAAATGGCACTGGGCCAGACCCCGTGGTGTGTGGGCGCCGCTTAAGAAGCGGAGCAGTCATATTACCGTGGTTCTTTCGGACGAAAACAAGCAATAG
- the rplC gene encoding 50S ribosomal protein L3, with the protein MIGALLGKKLGKTQVFRDDGVRVPVTVIEVGPCNVLQVKTPDRDGYSALQLGFDNRKEKSVTKPHIGHTKKAGTGPKRFIREVAYDGEPAVEIGQTLKVDMFEGAEKVDVIGLSKGKGFQGPMKRWGFSGVPMTHGHVKPRMLGSIGCSAYPSRVWKGRKMAGHMGQARVTVQNLEVVRVDKERNLLLLKGAVPGADGGYVIIRNSVKQGQKS; encoded by the coding sequence ATGATTGGTGCCCTGCTTGGAAAAAAATTAGGGAAGACTCAGGTATTCCGTGACGACGGTGTCAGAGTACCCGTCACCGTCATTGAGGTGGGACCATGCAACGTCCTTCAGGTAAAGACCCCTGACAGAGACGGCTATTCGGCGCTTCAGCTGGGGTTCGACAACCGGAAGGAAAAGAGTGTCACAAAGCCCCATATTGGCCACACAAAGAAGGCAGGCACAGGGCCGAAGAGGTTCATTCGTGAGGTGGCCTACGATGGAGAACCGGCCGTAGAGATCGGTCAAACCTTGAAGGTCGACATGTTTGAAGGCGCAGAAAAGGTGGACGTTATCGGCCTCAGTAAGGGTAAGGGTTTTCAGGGGCCTATGAAAAGGTGGGGATTCAGCGGGGTGCCTATGACCCACGGCCACGTCAAACCCAGGATGTTAGGGTCCATCGGTTGTAGCGCGTATCCCTCAAGGGTATGGAAGGGAAGGAAGATGGCGGGGCACATGGGCCAGGCCAGGGTAACCGTGCAAAATCTAGAGGTGGTAAGGGTGGACAAGGAGCGGAATTTGCTTTTATTGAAAGGTGCCGTGCCTGGTGCCGATGGCGGATATGTAATCATAAGGAACAGCGTCAAGCAGGGGCAGAAATCGTGA
- the secY gene encoding preprotein translocase subunit SecY, giving the protein MIEKLQNIYKIPELRRKLLITLGLIALCRVGVFIPIPGIDTEVLKTYFVQFTGTGVGQLLGLVDLFAGGALASGAVFGLGVMPYISASIIFQLLVGVVPALERLNKEGDAGRKKINQYTRMTTVCLCMFQAFILTRTLYTIEINNVPVVPVYLQGMGFQLMAALLLTTGTMFLMWIGEQIDEFGIGSGISIVIMVGIVDRLPWAFSQIVSNFTFSVAPAEHQIGIFKLLMLIASFLAIVAGVVYITQGQRRIPVQQAKHTRGRKVYGGQKHFLPLRVNQAGVMPIIFAQSLLIFPTAILQGLQVRFEPNSLGYWMTSRLTEALQGGIVYVSLYCFLIAFFCYFWTAIQFNPKDMSDNMKDYGSFIPGIRPGGRTADYLENVMSRITLAGAAFLAIIALLPMVMTRGFEVSRAIAGFYGGTGLLIVVGVALDMLQKIEAHLTMRHYSGLLGGTGRIRGRRG; this is encoded by the coding sequence GTGATAGAAAAGTTACAAAACATATACAAGATACCCGAACTGCGGCGCAAGCTCTTGATCACCCTGGGCCTCATCGCCCTGTGCAGGGTCGGGGTCTTTATTCCGATACCCGGTATTGATACAGAAGTCCTGAAGACATATTTTGTGCAGTTTACGGGTACGGGTGTAGGCCAGCTTCTCGGCCTGGTAGACCTCTTTGCCGGTGGTGCCCTTGCGTCAGGCGCTGTCTTTGGCCTGGGGGTTATGCCCTACATAAGCGCGTCCATTATCTTTCAGCTGCTGGTAGGGGTTGTTCCGGCCTTAGAGCGACTGAACAAGGAAGGAGATGCGGGGAGAAAGAAGATAAACCAGTATACGAGAATGACCACCGTATGTCTCTGTATGTTTCAGGCCTTTATCCTTACCCGCACACTCTACACGATAGAGATAAACAACGTGCCGGTGGTGCCGGTGTATCTCCAGGGCATGGGCTTTCAGCTCATGGCCGCCCTGCTGCTTACCACAGGGACCATGTTTTTGATGTGGATAGGAGAGCAGATAGATGAATTTGGGATAGGAAGCGGCATTTCTATAGTAATAATGGTGGGTATTGTAGACCGTCTCCCCTGGGCATTCTCCCAGATTGTCTCGAACTTCACGTTCTCGGTTGCTCCGGCTGAGCATCAAATAGGCATTTTTAAGCTGTTAATGTTGATAGCTTCCTTCTTGGCCATAGTAGCCGGGGTAGTATATATTACCCAGGGCCAGAGACGCATCCCCGTCCAGCAGGCAAAGCACACCCGCGGGCGAAAGGTTTATGGTGGCCAGAAGCACTTTCTCCCGCTCAGGGTAAACCAGGCGGGGGTAATGCCCATCATATTTGCACAGTCTCTGCTTATATTTCCAACCGCAATCTTACAGGGCCTGCAGGTGAGGTTTGAACCCAACAGTCTCGGCTACTGGATGACCTCACGCCTGACTGAGGCCCTTCAGGGCGGGATTGTTTATGTGAGTCTCTATTGCTTTCTTATAGCCTTCTTCTGTTACTTTTGGACGGCGATACAGTTTAACCCAAAAGACATGTCAGATAATATGAAGGACTATGGTAGTTTTATCCCCGGTATCAGGCCCGGCGGGCGGACGGCTGATTACCTCGAAAATGTCATGAGCAGGATAACCCTGGCTGGCGCCGCATTCCTGGCAATAATCGCATTGCTGCCGATGGTGATGACGAGGGGATTTGAGGTAAGTCGTGCTATAGCAGGTTTTTATGGCGGGACCGGGTTGCTTATAGTGGTGGGTGTTGCGCTGGACATGCTACAGAAGATAGAGGCCCACCTGACTATGAGGCACTACAGCGGACTCCTCGGTGGCACGGGGAGGATAAGAGGTAGGAGAGGATGA
- the rpsH gene encoding 30S ribosomal protein S8: MMTDPIADMLTRIRNANMKTHESVDVPRSNVKCAIAKVLKDEGFIKGYKETEDDKQGVIRIYLKYGRRKERVIRQLKRESKPGRRLYKGVDEMRKVLGGVGIAIVSTSGGIMSDRECRKAKVGGEVLCTVW, translated from the coding sequence ATGATGACCGACCCCATAGCAGACATGTTGACGCGTATCAGAAACGCGAACATGAAGACGCATGAAAGTGTGGACGTGCCTCGCTCGAACGTGAAGTGTGCGATTGCGAAAGTGCTGAAAGACGAGGGGTTCATAAAGGGCTATAAGGAAACAGAAGACGACAAGCAGGGCGTCATCAGGATCTATCTTAAATACGGTCGTCGGAAAGAAAGGGTTATACGTCAACTGAAGCGGGAGAGTAAGCCGGGACGCAGGTTGTACAAAGGTGTAGACGAAATGAGAAAGGTCCTGGGTGGAGTGGGTATCGCCATCGTGTCCACCTCCGGCGGTATTATGAGTGACAGGGAATGTCGCAAGGCAAAAGTCGGTGGAGAGGTCTTATGTACGGTCTGGTAG
- the rpsE gene encoding 30S ribosomal protein S5 yields MGALEEVVVTINRCTVVTKGGKNMSFSALVVVGDRQGNVGVGFGKAREVPSSISKGTKEAKKTLTHVALKGDTIPYEIWGRYGAARVFLKPAAPGTGIKAGAAVRAVVELAGVRNILTKCYGSRNPLNIVKATMEGLRSLKDPKHIAQLRGVDLE; encoded by the coding sequence ATAGGAGCCCTCGAAGAAGTAGTAGTTACCATAAACCGCTGTACGGTGGTTACCAAAGGCGGTAAGAACATGAGCTTCAGTGCCCTGGTAGTTGTTGGAGACAGGCAGGGAAACGTGGGAGTCGGCTTCGGCAAGGCCAGAGAGGTGCCGAGTTCGATATCTAAGGGCACAAAGGAGGCCAAAAAGACTCTAACGCACGTTGCCTTAAAGGGTGATACCATCCCATACGAGATATGGGGTCGATACGGCGCCGCCCGTGTGTTTTTAAAACCTGCGGCCCCCGGTACGGGGATAAAGGCCGGTGCGGCCGTGCGGGCGGTTGTAGAGCTGGCGGGGGTAAGGAATATACTGACGAAGTGTTATGGTTCAAGGAACCCGTTAAACATCGTGAAGGCCACTATGGAGGGGCTGCGTTCCTTGAAAGACCCCAAGCATATAGCCCAACTCAGAGGGGTAGACCTGGAATGA
- the rplE gene encoding 50S ribosomal protein L5: protein MARLEKRYKEEVAPEMMKKFGYKNIMEVPRISKVVVNMRVGQALENKKCLEDAQKQLGLITGQKPAVTKARKSVAGFKLRKGDAIGCKVTLRGVRMYEFMDRLVSITLPRIKDFRGLSPDAFDQAGNYTLGIQEQVVFPEINPDDVEFVQGMDITIVISGKRKERSKELLRMLGTPFGE from the coding sequence ATGGCCAGGTTAGAGAAGCGCTACAAGGAAGAGGTCGCCCCGGAGATGATGAAGAAGTTTGGCTATAAGAACATCATGGAGGTGCCCCGGATTTCCAAGGTAGTCGTAAACATGAGAGTCGGTCAGGCCCTGGAGAACAAGAAGTGCCTCGAAGATGCCCAGAAGCAACTCGGCCTTATCACGGGTCAGAAGCCCGCAGTTACCAAGGCCAGGAAATCCGTAGCGGGATTCAAACTCAGGAAGGGAGACGCCATCGGGTGCAAGGTCACGTTGAGGGGCGTGAGGATGTACGAATTTATGGACAGGCTAGTCAGCATAACCCTCCCGAGGATAAAGGATTTCAGGGGACTGTCCCCAGACGCCTTTGACCAGGCGGGGAATTACACCCTCGGCATACAGGAACAGGTGGTCTTTCCAGAGATAAACCCTGATGACGTAGAGTTTGTTCAGGGCATGGATATAACCATAGTCATAAGCGGTAAGCGTAAAGAAAGGTCCAAGGAATTACTCCGTATGTTAGGCACACCGTTCGGGGAATAA
- the rplP gene encoding 50S ribosomal protein L16, which yields MMPKRVKFRKNQRGRIKGNATRCNTVAFGEYGLQSMGSCFVTAQQLEAGRVAVSHFLQGEGKLIIRVFPHKPVSSKPIETRMGKGKGEPEFWVAVVKPGTVLYEIGGVPEVMAKQAFSRVAHKLPVRVRMITRRL from the coding sequence ATGATGCCAAAGAGAGTCAAGTTTAGGAAGAACCAGCGCGGACGTATCAAGGGCAACGCCACCAGATGCAATACCGTGGCCTTCGGGGAGTACGGGTTGCAGAGCATGGGGTCCTGCTTTGTCACCGCACAGCAGCTGGAGGCGGGGAGGGTAGCCGTGAGCCATTTCCTGCAGGGAGAGGGAAAGCTCATAATCAGGGTATTCCCGCATAAACCCGTTAGTTCAAAGCCTATTGAAACACGCATGGGGAAGGGCAAGGGTGAACCTGAATTCTGGGTTGCCGTTGTAAAACCCGGTACGGTGCTGTACGAGATCGGGGGCGTACCCGAGGTTATGGCAAAACAGGCCTTTAGCCGTGTAGCACATAAACTTCCGGTTAGGGTCAGGATGATAACCAGGAGGCTGTAG
- the rplD gene encoding 50S ribosomal protein L4 produces the protein MIELAVYDTRGKEVEKLELEEARFGGEVRKVLLKDAVIMYEANRRVGTACTKTRAEVKGTGKKPWAQKHTGRARAGSLRSPLFRGGGVVFGPKPRDYSYHMPKKARRQALRSAMLGKLLDAEVKVIDKLEFSKPSTKKMVSLLKALGIEGSCLVVAEDNDHTIWKSARNVPGLKVMKATQLNAYEIIKHGRLLITRSELGNIG, from the coding sequence GTGATAGAGCTGGCAGTCTACGACACCAGAGGTAAAGAGGTAGAGAAGCTGGAACTGGAAGAGGCCAGATTTGGCGGCGAGGTGCGTAAAGTCCTCCTCAAAGATGCCGTAATCATGTATGAGGCGAACAGGAGGGTTGGTACCGCCTGTACCAAGACCAGGGCCGAGGTAAAGGGCACCGGTAAGAAACCCTGGGCCCAGAAGCACACCGGCAGGGCCCGCGCAGGCTCACTGCGTTCACCCCTGTTCCGCGGTGGCGGTGTGGTCTTTGGTCCCAAACCCAGGGATTACTCGTACCATATGCCCAAAAAGGCCAGGAGACAGGCGCTGCGTTCCGCCATGTTAGGGAAGCTGTTGGACGCAGAGGTAAAGGTCATAGACAAGCTGGAATTCAGTAAACCCAGTACAAAAAAGATGGTCAGTTTACTGAAGGCACTTGGTATAGAGGGCAGCTGCCTGGTGGTAGCGGAGGACAATGACCATACAATCTGGAAATCTGCCAGAAACGTCCCAGGCCTGAAGGTCATGAAAGCCACCCAGTTAAACGCCTACGAGATAATAAAACACGGTAGACTGCTCATCACTCGTTCCGAGCTTGGTAATATAGGATAA
- the rpsC gene encoding 30S ribosomal protein S3, giving the protein MGQKVHPRGFRIGITEDWRSNWYANKKEFGTLLVEDRNIREHIKKNYRFAGIPVVQIERTREEARITLHTARPGLIIGRKGAGIDKLTDELESLAGRKVTVKIKEVNKPELDAQLVAEAVGEQLERRAAFRRTLRKALDVTMNAGAEGCRVQIAGRLAGAEIARTESVSNGKIPLHTLRANIDYGFHVAVTTYGTIGVKVWIYKGNFAPGEKRRYAYDAKESQV; this is encoded by the coding sequence ATGGGCCAGAAGGTTCATCCCAGGGGATTTAGGATAGGCATAACCGAGGACTGGCGTTCAAACTGGTACGCCAACAAGAAGGAATTCGGTACACTTCTTGTCGAAGACCGAAATATCCGCGAGCATATCAAGAAAAACTACCGCTTCGCGGGCATACCGGTTGTTCAGATAGAGAGGACCAGGGAAGAGGCCAGAATTACCCTGCACACGGCCCGTCCCGGTCTTATTATCGGGCGCAAGGGCGCCGGTATAGACAAACTGACGGACGAGCTGGAGTCACTGGCAGGACGTAAGGTGACGGTAAAAATAAAGGAAGTAAATAAGCCTGAGCTGGATGCCCAGCTTGTTGCGGAGGCGGTGGGTGAACAGTTGGAGAGACGGGCCGCATTCCGCAGGACGCTGAGAAAGGCGTTGGACGTGACCATGAACGCGGGTGCAGAGGGGTGTAGGGTGCAGATAGCGGGCAGACTGGCAGGAGCGGAAATAGCCAGAACGGAGTCCGTCAGCAACGGCAAGATTCCGCTGCACACTTTAAGAGCAAATATTGATTACGGATTTCACGTGGCCGTTACCACATACGGTACCATAGGTGTGAAGGTCTGGATATACAAAGGGAACTTTGCCCCAGGGGAGAAACGCCGCTATGCGTATGATGCCAAAGAGAGTCAAGTTTAG
- a CDS encoding type Z 30S ribosomal protein S14: protein MARKALLEKTKREPKYKTRKYNRCKLCGRQRAYYRKFQICRICFRTLASSGDIPGVRKASW from the coding sequence ATGGCCAGGAAAGCTCTATTAGAAAAAACGAAGAGAGAACCGAAATACAAGACCCGCAAGTATAACCGCTGTAAACTATGCGGCAGGCAGAGGGCATATTACCGCAAGTTCCAGATATGCAGGATTTGCTTCAGGACCCTGGCCTCCAGTGGAGATATACCCGGAGTCAGAAAGGCAAGCTGGTAG
- the rplN gene encoding 50S ribosomal protein L14: protein MIMEYSRLDVADNSGAKKVMCIKVLGGSRKKCAGVGDIIVASVKKAMPGGEVKKGEVVKGVIVRTKNNIGREDGSYLRFDKNAVVIIDNDGNPRGTRIFGAVARELRQKNFMKILSLAPEVV from the coding sequence ATGATAATGGAATATTCAAGACTGGATGTGGCCGACAACTCGGGCGCCAAGAAGGTCATGTGCATAAAGGTGCTCGGCGGGTCCCGCAAGAAGTGCGCCGGGGTCGGTGACATAATAGTGGCCTCGGTGAAAAAGGCCATGCCCGGCGGGGAGGTGAAGAAGGGCGAGGTGGTAAAGGGTGTCATAGTGCGTACGAAAAACAACATCGGCAGGGAAGACGGTTCTTATTTGCGGTTTGACAAGAACGCGGTCGTTATTATTGACAACGATGGTAATCCCAGGGGAACCAGGATCTTTGGTGCCGTTGCAAGGGAGTTGAGGCAGAAGAACTTTATGAAGATATTGTCTCTGGCCCCGGAGGTCGTGTAG
- the rplB gene encoding 50S ribosomal protein L2, with translation MRKYKPTSPGRRFGSVLDFSEITTTKPEKSLLTPLPRTGGRNHRGKMTARHIGGGEKRQYRKIDFKRDKHDIPAKVASIEYDPNRSARIALLHYRDGEKRYIIAPEGLKVGETVVSGDKVEPKAGNSMPLKNIPLGMEIHNVELEIGRGGQLSRSAGSMIKLLSRDAGYAQIALPSGEIRKIHENCRATIGQIGNTDHSNVTFGKAGRRRHMGIRPTVRGVAMNPVAHPMGGGEGRSHGGRPPCGPTGVLSKGGKTRNKRAPSNKFIVRRRQTKKR, from the coding sequence ATGAGAAAATACAAACCTACATCTCCGGGCAGACGCTTCGGCAGCGTCTTAGATTTTTCAGAGATAACTACTACAAAGCCTGAGAAAAGCCTGCTGACACCCCTTCCCAGGACGGGCGGGAGGAACCATCGGGGCAAGATGACGGCCCGGCATATAGGTGGCGGAGAAAAGAGGCAATACCGGAAGATAGACTTTAAGAGAGACAAGCACGATATCCCCGCAAAGGTAGCCTCAATTGAATATGACCCCAACAGGTCCGCGCGGATAGCGCTTCTGCACTACAGGGACGGAGAGAAGAGGTATATAATAGCGCCCGAGGGGTTGAAGGTAGGAGAGACTGTCGTCTCCGGGGACAAGGTCGAACCAAAGGCGGGGAATTCCATGCCGCTCAAGAACATTCCCCTTGGGATGGAAATACACAATGTCGAACTTGAGATAGGTCGCGGCGGGCAACTTTCGAGGTCTGCGGGCAGCATGATCAAGCTCCTGTCCCGTGACGCCGGGTATGCACAGATAGCCCTGCCGTCCGGCGAGATACGCAAGATTCACGAGAACTGCAGGGCGACAATAGGACAGATTGGCAACACTGATCACAGCAACGTAACTTTTGGCAAGGCCGGCAGGAGACGGCACATGGGTATAAGGCCCACTGTAAGAGGGGTCGCCATGAACCCCGTGGCTCATCCCATGGGAGGAGGCGAAGGAAGGTCACACGGCGGTCGGCCGCCTTGCGGCCCCACCGGTGTGTTGTCCAAAGGGGGCAAGACCAGAAACAAGAGGGCCCCCAGCAACAAGTTTATAGTACGCAGGCGACAGACAAAAAAGAGGTAG
- the rplW gene encoding 50S ribosomal protein L23, protein MDIYRIIKRPLQTEKSVADRDMNNTFHFEVDRKSNRIQVKQAVEKLFHVKVKDVRTMNKRGKSKKTKFGLTKVHVWKKAVVTLEEGGTIDLGY, encoded by the coding sequence TTGGATATATACAGGATTATAAAGAGACCTTTACAGACCGAAAAAAGTGTCGCCGACAGAGACATGAACAATACCTTCCACTTCGAGGTGGACAGGAAGTCGAACAGGATACAGGTAAAGCAGGCGGTGGAGAAACTCTTCCACGTAAAGGTTAAAGACGTAAGGACAATGAACAAGCGGGGCAAGTCCAAAAAGACTAAGTTCGGTCTGACGAAGGTTCACGTCTGGAAGAAGGCTGTAGTAACCCTTGAAGAGGGTGGCACGATAGACTTGGGCTATTAG
- the rpsS gene encoding 30S ribosomal protein S19: MSRSVKKGPYVDEKLMKKVEKQRESGLKDPIKTWARACTIIPEFVGHTFLIHNGKIFNKLFVAEDMVGHRLGEFSPTRVFRGHSGIRKKGIIKK; encoded by the coding sequence ATGAGCCGCTCGGTAAAAAAAGGCCCGTACGTAGATGAAAAACTTATGAAGAAGGTTGAGAAACAGAGAGAGTCCGGCCTGAAGGACCCCATAAAGACCTGGGCCAGGGCCTGTACCATCATTCCCGAGTTTGTCGGCCATACCTTTCTTATCCACAACGGCAAAATATTTAATAAGCTTTTTGTTGCGGAAGACATGGTGGGGCACAGGTTAGGCGAGTTTTCTCCTACCCGCGTGTTCAGGGGCCATAGTGGAATCAGGAAGAAGGGAATAATAAAGAAATAG
- the rplR gene encoding 50S ribosomal protein L18, whose product MDPQKKKWNGRRKRHLRVRRKVFGTKERPRLTVYRSLKNLYCQLIDDSEGRTLASASTLSSDVKAKLPSGGNKKAAELVGEKIAGEAKKVGVSKVVFDRGAYKFHGRLKAFADAARKAELKF is encoded by the coding sequence GTGGACCCTCAAAAGAAAAAATGGAACGGAAGGCGCAAAAGACATCTACGGGTGCGCCGGAAGGTGTTCGGGACCAAGGAGCGGCCACGTCTCACCGTGTACAGGAGCCTTAAGAATTTGTACTGTCAGTTGATTGATGACAGCGAGGGCAGAACCCTGGCATCCGCCTCCACCCTCTCCTCGGACGTCAAAGCAAAGCTTCCTTCGGGAGGTAACAAGAAGGCGGCGGAACTGGTAGGAGAGAAGATTGCAGGTGAGGCAAAAAAAGTCGGCGTCAGCAAGGTGGTTTTTGACAGGGGTGCCTATAAGTTCCATGGAAGGTTGAAGGCCTTTGCTGATGCGGCTCGAAAGGCAGAGCTGAAATTCTAA
- the rplX gene encoding 50S ribosomal protein L24 encodes MHIAAKDIVQIMAGDEAGKTGKVLMVFVKKNRVLVEGVNYINKHVRPSQKNPQGGRVQKEAPVAVSSVLVVCTNKNCAKFNKGVRTRIKQEKGKSKARVCYKCGHVITAGVEA; translated from the coding sequence ATGCATATAGCAGCGAAGGACATAGTTCAAATTATGGCCGGGGATGAGGCCGGGAAGACCGGAAAGGTGTTGATGGTCTTCGTCAAGAAGAACAGGGTGCTGGTAGAGGGTGTTAATTATATAAACAAACACGTTCGTCCCAGTCAAAAGAACCCGCAGGGAGGCAGGGTGCAGAAAGAGGCCCCTGTCGCGGTGTCTAGCGTGCTGGTGGTGTGTACAAACAAAAATTGTGCAAAGTTTAACAAAGGCGTCAGGACCCGTATCAAACAGGAAAAAGGAAAGTCAAAGGCTCGGGTTTGTTACAAATGCGGACACGTAATAACCGCGGGAGTCGAGGCATAA
- the rplO gene encoding 50S ribosomal protein L15 yields MNLKDVKTYGEPKRRKKRLGCGPGSGLGKTCGRGSKGAGARSGTETGLYFEGGQMPMVRRIPKRGFTNIFKKTFSIINLSQINSLEGKDVIDVKTLLESGLIKKEYGDGVKVLGDGDLKRPVKVFAHKFSKSAVEKIKAAGGEAKVIE; encoded by the coding sequence ATGAACCTGAAGGACGTTAAGACATATGGCGAACCGAAGCGGCGGAAGAAACGTCTGGGGTGCGGTCCGGGTTCCGGTCTCGGCAAGACGTGCGGCAGGGGCTCAAAGGGTGCCGGGGCCCGCTCGGGGACTGAGACGGGGCTTTACTTTGAAGGCGGGCAGATGCCTATGGTGCGCCGCATCCCGAAGAGGGGTTTCACAAACATTTTCAAGAAAACCTTTAGCATAATAAACTTGAGTCAGATCAATTCTCTGGAGGGTAAAGACGTTATAGACGTTAAAACCCTTCTGGAATCCGGTCTCATAAAGAAAGAGTACGGGGACGGGGTAAAGGTCCTGGGGGACGGCGACCTCAAGAGACCGGTTAAGGTCTTTGCCCACAAGTTCAGCAAGAGCGCCGTCGAAAAGATAAAGGCCGCAGGTGGTGAGGCGAAAGTAATAGAGTGA
- the rpsJ gene encoding 30S ribosomal protein S10, which translates to MVIDQKIRIRMEAYDQKVLDQAAAEIVETAKATGAKVSGPVPLPTRIERYTVLRSPHVDKKSREQFEIRTHKRLIDIVEPTAKTVDSLNRLNMPAGIEIRIKV; encoded by the coding sequence ATGGTAATAGATCAAAAGATTCGGATACGTATGGAGGCCTACGACCAGAAGGTGCTGGACCAGGCCGCGGCCGAGATAGTGGAGACGGCAAAGGCAACAGGAGCAAAGGTTTCCGGCCCTGTACCACTTCCTACCCGCATTGAGAGGTACACCGTACTCAGGTCTCCCCATGTGGACAAGAAATCCAGGGAACAGTTCGAAATCAGGACGCACAAACGTCTTATAGACATAGTAGAGCCAACGGCCAAGACGGTGGACTCACTCAACAGGCTCAACATGCCTGCCGGGATTGAGATAAGGATAAAGGTTTAA
- the rplF gene encoding 50S ribosomal protein L6, translating into MSRIGKLPVAVPQGVDVSISDQRTVKVKGPKGQLSQTLHPVVTAEYDSKDRTIRIKVPTTNSRQRAFQGLWRTLVANAVEGVTKGFTKEMEIVGLGYNVKLQGKNLVLALGHSKPKQVEVPEGITVQVTQPTNPAKFSVTGIDKQQVGEFAATVRRLRPVEPYKGKGIKYKDEVVRRKAGKAFAAQQ; encoded by the coding sequence ATGTCTCGCATAGGAAAGTTACCTGTAGCCGTCCCCCAGGGTGTGGACGTCAGCATATCAGACCAGCGTACCGTAAAGGTGAAGGGCCCTAAGGGACAGCTCTCCCAGACCCTTCATCCCGTAGTGACGGCGGAGTACGACTCCAAGGACCGGACTATCCGGATAAAGGTCCCTACCACCAATTCGAGACAAAGGGCCTTTCAGGGCCTTTGGAGGACGCTTGTGGCCAACGCCGTAGAAGGCGTGACAAAGGGTTTCACGAAGGAGATGGAGATAGTGGGGCTGGGCTACAACGTGAAGCTGCAGGGAAAGAACCTGGTGCTGGCGTTAGGTCACAGCAAGCCGAAACAGGTAGAGGTTCCTGAAGGGATAACGGTACAGGTCACACAGCCCACGAATCCCGCAAAGTTCTCTGTGACAGGCATAGACAAACAGCAGGTGGGAGAGTTTGCCGCCACGGTGCGGAGGTTGAGGCCGGTGGAACCGTATAAGGGCAAGGGCATAAAATACAAGGACGAGGTAGTACGGAGGAAGGCTGGCAAGGCCTTCGCCGCACAGCAGTAA
- the rpmC gene encoding 50S ribosomal protein L29 has protein sequence MKTAELRAKSHEEILEELEGSKRELLNLRIQWQAGELKNSAQYARTREDIARAKTVLREMELGINKKLYSGETK, from the coding sequence ATGAAAACCGCAGAGCTCAGGGCCAAATCACACGAAGAGATATTAGAAGAGCTGGAAGGCAGTAAGAGGGAGCTGTTAAACCTCAGGATCCAGTGGCAGGCAGGGGAGCTCAAGAACTCTGCGCAATACGCAAGAACCAGAGAAGACATAGCAAGGGCCAAGACGGTACTTAGAGAGATGGAGCTTGGCATCAATAAGAAACTGTATTCTGGAGAAACTAAGTAG
- the rpsQ gene encoding 30S ribosomal protein S17: MEDRSGRKRVMGIVSSNKMDKTLVVKVERRKKHPRYGKYIRRTTVYKAHDEGNRASVGDKVEIMETKPLSKTKRWRLVRIVEKAA; encoded by the coding sequence ATGGAAGACAGGAGCGGGAGAAAGCGGGTAATGGGCATTGTGAGCAGCAACAAGATGGACAAGACCCTTGTTGTGAAAGTGGAAAGGCGGAAAAAGCACCCGCGCTACGGTAAATATATCAGAAGGACCACCGTCTACAAGGCCCATGATGAGGGGAACAGGGCGAGTGTAGGCGATAAGGTGGAGATTATGGAAACAAAGCCCCTCAGCAAGACCAAACGCTGGCGGCTGGTACGGATAGTGGAAAAGGCGGCATAG